TGTGATGAGATCCGGGACGCTGGCCAGCAGTGCCGGGCCTTCGATCGCCAGCAGGTATTCATTCTGGACTTGGACTTCGATGCGCCGTCCGTGGTCGTTCCCCAGGCCTTCCACCGTTATGGTTCCCCGGATGAACCCGTCGCGCGTGGTCCGGTCCACATCGACGATTTTTCCGGAAATGAGCGCGACGGCACTGAGCTCTGCGATGAGCTCGGTGATTGGATCCTGGCTGTTCTGGACAATCCTTCCCAGGCTGAGAGCCTGGCTGACGGTGCCTTGGACCGTGGCGCGGGCTGCTTCCCCGGGTGTCATGAGGTAGTCCGCCATGACGGCATTGGCTCCCGATGCGATGCACACGGCCCGAGCCCATCGCTCAGACCATTCCGGGCTGACGGTGACAAGGCTGCCCACATTGCCGATCGCGTCTGTGAGGAACAGGGTCCCCGGTGAAATCCCGGCAACATTCATCGAAATCATTTGAAGTTCAGGAAACGCCCGTCCTATGCCATCGGCGTCAAGGAGCGGCAATCCCAGGCGGGATGCCCAGCCGACCGGAGATACTCCATTGGCTCCGCCGATCTCCGCCGCCATGACGGCGACGACTTTACGGCCCGTGGCCTTTTCCACTTCCTGGCGGAGTTGCGCCGGTTCATCGCCGCTTCCGAGTATTTCCATACCCGCGGTGGGGGCTCCAATGATGGACATCGGCATGACGATTCCGTCCGCGGGAAGGTCCGAGGGCCGCACCAGCGCCACGTTTCCGTATCGGCGGATTGAATCCTGCGCCGCAAGGACACTGGAGCCAACGTCACCGCCGCCGCCCGTGCCGAGAACAGCACATCCGATTCCCAGTGCTTCGATGTCATCGGGGCCGATCCATGTCCTTGTCATGCGCTGAGCCCTTGTTCGGAACGTGCCGCGGCACGGCTTTCAGAATTCCTGGTGATGGGCCACAGAACGATGTAGCAAACGGCCGACACGATCGGGCCAAGGAAGGCCGAAAGGTCCGCCCCCCGAGCAGCCCGGACACCGGGCCCTGGTAGGTCGAGGTGTGGACGCACAGGAGATTGACCACAGAGCCCAGGCCAAAGGAGACAACCCCGTTGACACTCCATCCGCCCCAGTACCAGTGCCGGCCTTGGGGGTTCTCCTTGTGAAGTTCCGCGCCGTCGTACCGGTTTTTCCTGAGCAGGATGTCAGCAACGTAAATGGCCATGGACGGGGCAAGAACAACCACAGTGAGTTCAAGGGTCTGGGACAGTGATCCCAGAAAATCGTTATTGAAGATCGCATACGCGGCCAGTGCGCAGCTGATCAGTCCGTCCAGGAATACGGTCCGCGCCCTGGACATTCTGATACCCAGGGATTGCAGGCAGAGTCCAGAAGAATAGGCTGTCAGAATGTTGCTCGTCATCGAGCTGAACATGATGACCAGAAGCAGGATGGGGTAGAACCACGCCGGAAGGATCGCCTCCAGCGAGGACTGGGCATCCTGCATATCGATGCTCGTCCCGGCGATGACGCCAAGGACGCCGATGAGGAACGAGGGAAGGAATCCGCCCAGTCCTGTCCAGACCAGAACCTTCTTTGCGCTCACTGTCCGCGGCAGGTAGCGCGCGTAGTCGGCCCCTGTCGCCCAGGACAAAGGAATCGCGGCGGTAATGGATATCCCCAGCAGCACCGCAACAAGCAACTCGTTGCCCTGCAGCGCAGTTTCCGGCTGATAGTCGAAGTTCGCATGGCCGATGACAAAGGAACCCAAAACAGCCATAGCCACGGCCAGGACGATCGAAAAAATCGGGCTGAGCCGGGCAATAGTTGCATGCCCGTAAATGCTGACCGTAAAGGTCACAACGGCGGTAACAAGCAAAATCGCGATCTTGACAGGGACGGAGACTTCAACGCCCAACCGTTCAGCCAGCGCGAATCCAGCCAGCGAACCGATGGCAAGGTTGATGAACTCATAGCAGATCGCCACGAGCCAGCCAACACCGGCGCTCAACGGCCGGTTGCCGCGGATCCCGAACATCGCCCGGGTCACCACCACGCTCGGCGTGCCGGACACCGGACCGCTGATCGCCAGCAATCCGACGCCAACCCAGTACAGATTGCCGACGAAGAGAACAATCACGGACTGCCACAAAGACAAACCCAGCAGGATGACCGCTCCGCCGAGGGTGAAGTACAGGTAGGCGATATTCGCCGCAAACCATACCCAAAACAACTCCCGGGGGCGCCCGTGACGCTCCGCTTCAGGGATCTGGTCGATCCCTCGGGACTCAACTTTGCCAACAACGTCGACGGCATGGTTGCCGCCATGTTCCGCCGGCATGGCTATCACCGCTTGATCCTCGAACATCGAGTCCTCCCGTCCCTTGTTGGCCGGTTGGCCAATATTTGTTTTAAATGTATTCCACCTCACAGTGCGAGGTCAAGACATAATTGGCCGGAAGGCCAATTATGAATCAGAAGTGGCTAGACTATGGTCATGAGCGCATCTCCAAAACGACGGAAAGCACCTGCCGAGCGGCGTCAGGAAATCCTGGAGGCCGCGGCCGGCATTGCTCTGACGAGTGGCCTGGAAGCAGTGACAAAGAGGGAGGTGGCCGACAGGCTGGGCTGCGCTCCCGGACTCGTCCACCACTATTTCGCCACGGTCGACGACCTTGCGGCCGAGGGCTTCACCTGGGCGATGATGACCGAGCAGGACTCAACCTTTCAAAATGTCGCCGCCAGCCCAACCGCCATGGAGGGAATGCGCCGGCTCCTTGGCCAGTGGTTCGATGAAAATGCGACCGATCATGGGATGTTGTGGCTGGACGCCTGGAGCCAGGCTCGCCGGAAAGACGGCATCCGTCAGGCGGTGGACAATGTCATGAGGGACGGCCACATCAGGGTCGTTGAACTGATCGTCCGCGGAGAACGTGAAGGAACCTTCAACGTCGTCGACCCTGACGAAGTAGCTTGGACCATCCTGACGCTTCTGGACGGCGTCATTGTTCATTCGTCCCTCCAGGTAAACCGCGGGCTAATCGACGTGGTCGGGACACTCACAGCGCTGGCCGAGGCACAATTGGGCTTGGCGCCTGGAAGCCTCTCGCCGGCACGACACACCACGGAAGCCGACGTGTCCGAGCCTTCCCCTCCGGGGGATTCGCAAGGTACCACCAGCACAGCACATTCTGCTCCTGCCGATTCGCGCTTCGTTCCCAGCTGAACAACGCCGGCAACTCGCAGAACGCAACGACGAGCTCGACCCCGCACGTGTCATTTTTCAGAAGTCGTCTGCGCCGTTTCATGCGGCAGACCTGCCCCGGCGTAAAGAAGTTCTGACAAGCCGACCTCAACAGTCCTCTGCCTGACCTTTGCCCAGCGTGAGGAGATCGCGGTGATGCGCGCCCAGGGATACTCGCTGCGCCGGATCGGGGCGGTGATCGGCCGATCTGCCTCGACGGTGTCCAGGGAGCTTCGGCGCAATTCGGTGGCCGGGTTGCCCTACCGGGCGACATCGGCTCACGCGCTGGCGTATGAGCGGGCTTCGCGGCCGAAACCGGCGAAACTGCACACGAACACGGTGTTGCGTGCGAAGGTGGAAGAGGACCTGAAAAAGAAGTACTCGCCTGAGCAGATCGCAGGACGCCTGCGGGTTGAGTTTCCCGATGAGCCGGAGATGCGGGTGTCACCTGAGACCATTTACCAGTCTCTCTACGTTCAGTCCCGCGGAGTGCTGAACCGCGATCTGGCCGCGTGTTTGCGCACCGGACGGGCGCTCAGGCAGCCCTGCAGGAAAGCCGGCCAGCGGAAGAACCGGATCCCGGGGATGATCAATATCTCCGAACGTCCCCCCGAGGTTCAGGACCGTGCGGTGCCAGGGCACGGGGAGGGCGACCTCATCATCGGCAAAGGCAACCAGTCCGCGATCGGGACCCTCGTGGAGAGAACCACCAACTACACGATGCTCGTTCACCTGCCGGACGGGTACAAAGCAGAACAAATGCGTGACGCCCTGGCAGCCAAGATCAAGACGCTCCCCGAGGCGCTGAGGCATTCCCTCACCTGGGACCAAGGCATCGAAATGCAGGACTGGAAAACCGTGAAGATCGACGCCGGCATCGACATCTACTTCTGCGATCCGCACTCACCCTGGCAGCGGGGCATCAACGAAAACACGAATGGCCTGCTGCGTCAGTACTTCCCGAACGGCACGGACCTGCGCATCCACAGCGCCGAAGACCTCGACTGGGTCGCACAGGAACTCAACGACCGGCCACGCAAAAGACTAGAGTTCAGAAAACCGATCGAATTGATCGAAGGACTCCTGTTGCAATGACCGCCTGAATCCGCCGTACGATTTTTTCCGTTTTCTGAAGCGGCCCCCTTATGCCGATAGTGGCCAGGCCGGATAGCGCGACTGCCTGCCCGCATGGTGTGCGGACAGGCAGTCTGTCCTGGCTGGTGTATCGGTTCCTCTCAGCCCCTTCTATCGGGACCGGGATCGCCGGGGTCGTTCTGCGGGTCAGGGGCGGAAGAGCTCCTCGAAGGTGCCCGATGTGGTGGGCGAGCAGGTGTTGGCCAGGCAGCCCAGGTGCCACAGGTGCTCGATGGTGGAGAGCAGGGTGTAGTGGTCCGACACCTTGTTCGTTGTCTTGTGCGGGCCGTCAGCGGAGTTGATCACGATCATCGGTGCGTGCCCGCCGCCGAGGACGGCCCCGTTCTGCCCGACCGGGCTGCCGGGGCCGCCAGAGGATCCGGAGTAGTCGTTCTCGTCCCAGGCGAGGACGATGCTGGACTTGGTCGTCTTCCACGTGGGGGAGTCCATGATCTGGTGGACGGTCTGCTTGACGTAGGTGTCGCCGAGCTGGATCGCGCCGTGGTCGGGGCCGGAGTCGGGGTAGCCGCACTGTGGCAGGTTGATGAGGGCGGCCCCGGAGGGGGAGATTCCGTGCATGTCGTGGCACTGGTTAGGGCTGATCCAGACGAAGTTCGGCACGTTGCCGCTGGCCAGGTCGGTCTTCAGGTTGTTCTCCAGGGGCACAATGTTTTGCAGGCGCGGGCTGCCCGGGTAGTTGATGTCCGAGAAGTACATGAAGGGGTTGTGCTTCTGCGCGTACAGCTTCACTGTCGTCGAACCGATCGTAGGCGCGTATTCGACCTGGGAGCCGGCGCTCGGGAGGTTCTCCATGTACGCCTTCCAGCTCAGCCCCTTGTTCTCGAGCTGATCGACAATGGTTTGTCCGGAGAACATATGCGCAGTCGCGGAGGCACTGGCGACCTGCTTCGAAGTGAGGAGTCCGGTGGCCCCGGTGTCACTGGAGCCGGGAACAAACTCTTCGGGGGCGCACGCGACATTAGCGCCGGCTTTGCAGTCGTCCCAGATGCCCTGGGAGCTTCCCGAGATGGTTGCGAGGTAGTTCGGGAGGCTGGGGTGGGTGACGCCGTGGTAGTTCGCCGCGGTGTTGTAGCGCTGGGCGAGTGAATTGATGTAGGGCGCATCGGTGGTGTTGCCGATGACCTGGTCGTAGCCGTGGTTCTCCATCATGATGACGAAAACATGGTCAGGGCCGTTTGTCCCCTGCCCGGCCGCCTGGGCGACCGGGCCCGACGTCGTTTGCGCGTCCGCGGGTGCAGCCGCACCAAGGGCCGCGAATCCAGTGAACGCGACGGCGGCAGCAAGTGCCGCTGCTGCCACCGCTCGGTTTTTCAGCATATTGGGCATCGAATATGTCCTTTCGGGTTGCGCCCCGGACGGAACGACAGTTTCGTTGGTTGTACAGCAAGGTGAAGCTCAGGTGACGGACGGCGGAGCGAACGACAGCCTGCGGTCCCCGGCCCGGGCCGGCCTCTTATCGGCCCAGCTGTGGGTCGCTCGTGAGCGCGCGGCTGTTCTCGAGCCGGCCGGCCAGGACGCGGACGAGCTTCGGGTCGCCGGCGGAGGTGATCGTCAGGTCGTACCAGCCGCCCTGGGTCGGGATGACGACCGTCCGGGCCTGACCCGGGTTGAGCGAGAGCGTCTGGGAGCCTGCTCCGTACGCGTCCTTGAGCGTGAGGGCCATGCCCGCGGGTCCGGTGTTCTCGATCCGGAACTGTGCGTGCGGCGACTTTCCGTCAGCGGTCACTCTCACGCGGAGGTCTGCGGCCGCCGTCGTGCCGGCGAGGCGCCGGTACCAGCCGGCCGGGCCGTGCATGTGCACGTCGTACTCGGCGCCGAGCGCCCAGGTCGCGTCGAGCGAAGCCCTGGCTCCGATGGTGTATGAGTACGGAGCCTGCGGCAGGAGGTTGGAGCGGACCTGCACGTGCACACCGAGGGTGCCGCGGTTGGACCAGTGCGCGGCGAGCGTGCCGCCCGCAATGGTGGCCTCAACGCCGAGGGCGTAGCCCAGCGGACGGGACGGGCGCGTGCCTTTCTCCTGGGAGGGCATGCTGTTCACAGCCGGCGGCGTCGGAACGTAGTTCGGGTGGCGGTTGTGGTCCACCGGCTTGTACGCCGAGGTGTCGGGCAGGGCAGGGGCCGCACCGCCGGCGGCGGAGAAGTCGAAAGCGCTGGTGAGGTCGCCGCTGACCGCGCGGCGCCACGGCGTGATGTTCGGCGAGGCCACGCCGAAGCGGGCTTCGAGGAACCGGATGATCGATGTGTGGTCGAACGTCTCAGAACACACCCACCCGCCCATGCTCCACGGGGAGACGACAATCATCGGCACGCGCACACCCAGGCCGAAGTGTCCCGGGACGTCCTTGCTGCCGTAGAAGGTCGGTGTGCCGTCGTACCACTCGCCTGCGGTCGAGACCGTGGAAGCACCCGGGATCTGCGGGGTATTCGGGTGCGGCGGGACGATGTGGTCGAAGAATCCGTCGTTCTCGTCGTACATGAAGAACACGGCCGTCTTGCTCCAGACCTCCGGGTTGGACGTGAGGATGTCTAGGATGTTGGCCGCATACCAGGCACCGAAGTTCGGCGGCCAGTTGGAGTGCTCCGTGTACGCCTCCGGGGCCACGATGTAGGACACCTGCGGGAGCTTCCCCGAGGCGACGTCCTCGCGGAAGATGCTGAAGAGGTCATCTCCGGCCTTGGCGTTCGTGCCGGTACGCGCCTTCTCGTACAACGCAGTTCCAGGCTTCGCGTCCTGGTACTGCTTAAAGTACAGGAGCGGGGTGTCGCCGTAGTTGCCGATGTGCGCGTCGTTGGTCCATCCCCAGTAGCCTTTGGCGTCGAGTCCGTCGCCGATGTCCTGGTAGACCTTCCAGCTCACCCCGGCCTGCTCAAGCTCTTCGGGGTAGGTGCTCCACCAGTAGCCTTTCTCGTCGTTCCACAGGTCCGGGCCCCCGCCCTTGCGGTCCGGATCGTCACCGCCGGCGAACATGTAGTAGCGGTTCGGGTCCGTCGGGCCGAGCACCGAGCAGTGGTACTGGTCACATACGGTGAACACGTCCGCGAGGCCGAAATGGAACGGAATGTCCTGGCGCCCGTAAAAAGCCATGGTCGCGTCCGACTTCGCGGGCAGCCACCGGTCGTACTTGCCCGCGTTGAAGGCCTCGTGGGTCATTTTCCACGAGTGGTCGAGGTCTTCCATGAACTGCATGCCCAGGTTCGGCGCGTCCGGGTGGTAGGGGAGGACCTCACGCGTGCCGTTGTTCTGGTAGAAGGCGTCCTTGCCGCTGGGCAGGACCGCGGGGTGCGGGTCCGAGAACCCGCGCACACCCTTCAACGTGCCGAAATAGTGATCGAAGGCGCGGTTCTCCTGCATGAAGACCACCACATGCTCAACATCCTTGATCGAGCCGGTGGCCCGGTTGGCCGGGATCGAGGCGGCGCGTGCGACGCTTTGGCCGAGCATCTCGGCGATCGCGGTGCTCGCAGCACCAGCGCCCGCGAGCTGAAGAAAACGTCGACGATCGAGACCGGGCATGAACTGCTCCTCATACTTGATTACTGGCAAACCCCCGGCGCAGTGTTCCAGCACCAGGTAAAGCACAGGTATCGAAACGGCAAACTCTCGGTGACACGCCCACCCGGGGCGAGGAGCACAGGCCCCAACCAAGGTAGGCGGCTCGTTCCCGTGATGCCGTCTTGGTAGGTCGCTGCGACCTGATTGCCGGATCCCCGCCTACCAAGGACCGCACGACAATCAGAACCTCCTGTGGGAAAACGAGCGGTAAAAGTCGTCAGGACCCCAGCTCTTCGGTTGAGTGAATCCGGCGGATGAGGGTGAGGCCGGCACCTACCAGGACCCGGGCTCCGGCGGCCTGGACAAGCAGGACGATGAAGGCCAGGAATTGCCCTAGGAGCATGACGAACGCCACCCAATCGTGGTGGCGTACGTCAAGTGGAAGGCGAGCATCGAAGAGTCAGTCATATGCTCATGCCTGCAGGCCGGGGGGCCGGATGATGCGGCGCTGGGTGGCGGCGGCGATGGCTGCGGTGCGGTTGTCCACGCCGAGTTTGCCGTAGATGTGGCCCAGGTGGGTTTTCACGGTTGCCTCGGAGATGAAGATTTGTTTGGCGATGGCGCGGTTGGATAGCCCGGTGGCCAGCAATTCGAGCAGTTGGACTTCCCGCGGGGTGAGGGTGGGCGCGGGGTTGTTGATTCGGCCCATGAGCAGGGCTGCGACTCTTGGTGCCAGCGCCGTCTGGCCGGCGGCGGCGGCCAGTACTGCCTGGTGGATCTGTTCGGGAGGGGCGTCCTTGAGCATGTAGCCGCTGGCTCCTGCTTCCACCGCGGCCAGGATATCGGCGTCCGTGTCGTAGGTGGTCAGGATCAGGACCGGCGGAGGTTCCTCGAGCAGTTTGATGCGCGATGTGGCCGTGACTCCGTCCATTCCGGCGCCCATTTGCAGGTCCATGAGCACGACGTCAACCCGGTCACCCAGAATTTGCAGCCGTTTCAGTTCCTTGAGAGCTGCTTCCCCGTCGGCCGCTTCGGCTGCCACTGAGATGCCTTCGAAGGCGGTGAGCATCGCCCTCAGCCCGGCCCTGACGACGGGATGGTCATCGACCAGCAGAATGCGGATATCCTTCATTGCTCTTCCCTCCCGAAAGTCTCGTCCAGGGGCAGGCGGACGGCCACTACCGTCCCCTCCCCGGGGGCCGATTCCAGGTCAAGTGAACCGTTGAGTGCCCTCACCCGTTGCTGCAGCGAGAGGATCCCGTAACCGGTCCCATCCGTCCGGGCCTGTGTCCGCGCCGTTAATCCGGCGGGATCAAAACCGGCACCGTCATCATAGATGTCCATCGTGACTTCACTGCCCAGAAATGCGACGGTCACGACGGCGTTGCCGGCTCGGGCATGGTTTCTGACGTTGGCGAGGCTGGCCTGGGCTGCCCGGAGCAGGGTCACCCGGTATGGCTGCGGCAGCTCCACGGGGTCACCGTCGAGTTCGAACCGGCACCGCAGCCCCAGGCCCCGGGCCGCGGAGCTGGTTTCGGTGCTTTCGCAGAGCCGGCGCAGACTCTCGATCAGGGAAGCTCCCTGCAACTGCGGGGACGAGAGCCCGCGGACGAAACTGCGGGCCTCTGCCAGGTTCTCCGACGCGGTCTGCTGAACCAGCGCAAAGCGTGCAGCGGCGGTAGCGGTGTCTCCGTCCGCGAGCGACTTTTCCGCCGCGCGGGCCACCAGAACGATGCTCGAGAACCCCTGGGCGAGGGTGTCGTGGATTTCCCGGGCCAGCCGTTCGCGCTCGGCCAGGACGCCGGCGTCGTGTTGGGATGCGGCCAGCTGCGCGCGGGTCCGGCGGAGTTCATCGGCTGCACGGCGCTGGTTCTCGGCTTCCCGGTAGAGCGCCCGGTAGGCAAGTCCGGTCACGATGGAAAACGCCGCACCGAAGAGCGGGCCAATGACGACCGCTGGCTGGGGGGCGGGGAGCCCGCTGGCGGTCCATTGGGCGGCAATGACCGCCGCCGTCATCAACGCGATCGTCAGCAGCGCAATCCGACGCGGCAGCAGGTGCAGGTGGAGGAAGAAGAGGGGAAACGCCAACCACGCGAAGTCCCCACTCCCGGCCAGGAGGAGGAACCACAAAGCGGTGACGATTCCCAGCCACAGGACCCCGTAGGGTCGCGGATCGAAACCCGCTCCGGCCGCGGCGAAGCGCTTTTCCAGGATCGTCCCGGTGAGATACACACCGGCCAGAACCAGCGACGTCCCGGCCAGGACGTATCGCAGAAGGTCCCCGCCACCAGATATGAGCAGCCTCAGGAGGGCCACCCCGAGCAGGGCGGCGAAGCCGACGTGCAGGGTCACCCTCAGTACGCGCAGGATCGCAACGGAGGGCGCTGTATCGAGGTCGTCGGGCAGGCCGTTGCCCGGTCCTAAGGGACCGTCGCTGTCCGGCGCGGGGAGCTGGTCTGTGGCGGGCATTGGATCAGCTTATGCGTCCCCGGTCCGGCGCGGGTCAACCAAAAGGTTGACCCTGGGATCAACCATTCGTCCGCCCCATATCAACCACCTGCACGATGGCGCGCGCCCCTGCCCGCGGGAGAGTGGATACAGGAGCTTTTCCCGCCCCCCCGCGTCACCCATTGAAAGAAGAGAAAACGTGTTTCTTGCTATCCGCGATATCCGCTTTGCCAAGGGCAGGTTCGCCCTGATGGGCGGTGTCGTCGCCCTGATCACCCTGCTGCTGGTCATGCTCTCAGGACTTACCGCCGGCCTGGGGGACCAGTCAACTTCCGCAATCGACAAACTCGGCGCCGTCCACGGCAGCGGAGTCACCACCCGGGCGGTAGACAGCATCGCGTTCGGTGCACCCGGCACCAACGAGCCCAAGGCCTCCTTCACCGAAAGCGAAGTCACCGCCGCGCAGCTCGAGAGCTGGAAGAACCGGGCCGGCGTGCAGGACGCAGAAGCCCTGGGCATCAGCCAGACCCGTTTCCAGGCCGTGGCCGGGGGCACCGGAGCCGGTACCGGCACCACCAACGTCGCCGTGTTCGGCGTCGCACCCGAGGGCCAGTTGCCCCCTTCCCGCGTCAGCGCCGACACCGTCGTGATCGGAACATCCGTGGCCAAGGCCCTTTCCCTGAACACCGGGGACAAGGCCAACGTCGGAGGCACCGAACTGACTGTCAGCGCCGTGGTCGAGGACCAGTGGTATTCCCACACCAGCGTCGTCTGGACTGCGCTTCCCACCTGGTCCAAGCTCGCCCACCTCAGCGACCCGGGACAGGTCGGAACCGTCGCCGCCATCACGTACAAGGACCGCGCCACCGTTGACGAAGCCGCCGCCAACACCGCAGCGCACACCGTCAGCGCTTCCCGCACCGGATCCTTCCAGGCACTGGGCTCCTACAAGAGCGAGAACGGCTCCCTGACCCTGATGCAGGCCTTCCTCTACGGCATCTCCGCCCTGGTTATCGTGGCCTTCCTGACGGTCTGGACCGTGCAGCGGACCCGCGACATCGCGGTGCTCAAAGCCATGGGCGCCTCCGGCGGCTATGTCCTGCGTGACGCCATCACCCAGGCGGCGATCGTCCTGCTCGCCGGCGCCGGGCTCGGCGGCGGAATCGGCATCCTCGGCGGATTCTTCGCAGCCAAGGCAGCCCCCTTCCTGGTCAACCCCGCAACCACACTGCTGCCCATCCTCGGAATCATCGCCCTCGGCCTGGCCGGCGCAGCACTCGCCGTCCGCCGCGTCACCAAAGTCGACGCCCTCATCGCCCTCGGCGGCAACTAAACCCTCCCGCGGCCCGTCCCGTCCGCAGCCCCCTACAGAATCCTCCCCGAGCACATCACCAAAGGAAGTACCACCATGTCCTCCACCCCCAACCCCCTGAATCTGGTCAACGTCACGCTCGAATACCCGGACGGGGACGGAACCATCAAAGCCCTCGACACCGTGAACCTCACGGTCCAGGCCGGCCAGATGATCTCCCTCGTCGGCCCGTCAGGATCCGGCAAATCCAGCCTCCTGGCCGCCGCCGCCACCCTCGTCCGCCCCACCCACGGCCTGGTACTCATCGACGGCACCGACGCCACCGGGCTCGGCGACAAAGACCTCACCGCACTCCGGCGCGAGAAAATCGGCATCATCTTCCAACAGCCCAACCTGCTCGCGTCCCTGACCGCCGCCGAACAACTCATCATCGGCGACCACCTGCGCGGAAAGTCCGTCAAAGCCGCCCGCGCCAAAGCCGCAGAACTGCTCGACATCGTCGGACTCGCCTCCAGCGCGGACAAACGTCCCCACCAGCTCTCCGGCGGCCAGCGCCAACGGGTCAACATCGCCCGGGCCCTGATGGGAGATCCCAAGGTCCTGCTCGTGGACGAACCCACCGCGGCCCTGGACCACGAACGCAGCGACTCCATCGTCCGGCTCCTGCGCCGCGTCACCGACGACTTCATGGTCGCCACCGTCATGGTCACCCACGACACAGAATTCGTCCCGCTGACCGACTCCGTCGCCACCATGCGCGACGGGAGGCTCACCGCCCCCGTACTCACCAACGCCTAACGTCCACCGTCGCTCCCCGCAAAACCACGCCCCTCCCGCACCAGCGCGGGAGCCCGCCGCCGCCACCCCCATCAAGCCAAGGACCACCGCCATGAAAAAGCTCTACTGCGCCGCCTTTACCTACATGATCGCCGGACTGGCGTCCGGGTTGTTCTACCGCGAATTCACCAAAGCCAACGACTTCACCGGCGACAGCCAGCTTTCCGTGGTCCACACCCACCTCCTGGCCCTGGGCATGCTCTTCTTCCTCACCGTCCTGGCACTGGACAAGCTCTTCAACCTCTCCGCACTGCGCATGTTCAACGTGTTCTTCTGGACCTACAACGCCGGCCTGGCCCTCACCACGGCGACGATGGTCCTCAGCGGCGTCCTTACCGTTCAGGGCAGCACCCCGTCCGCTGCGATCGCAGGCATCTCCGGGCTGGGCCACATCGGCCTCACCGCCGGCTTGATCCTTCTCTTCATCACCCTCGGCAAGCGCGTCTCCGGCAAAGAAACCGCCGAAGCCGAACTCACCACCGCCAACTGATCCGCCCGCTGACCCGGAGGCGGAAGACATGACCCTGCACCTGGAAGCGCCGGCGACCGGCGCCCGGAAACGATGGGCCGGCCTGGCCGTACTGGCTGCCGGGCTGTCCATGATCGTCATCGACGGGACCATCGTCGGGGTCTCGCTGCCGGCCATCATCGCGGACCTGAAACTGGACCTTTCCGAGGCCCAATGGGTGAACAGTCTCTACTCCGTCGTGTTCGCGGCCCTGCTGCTGACCGCGGGAAGGCTCGGGGACCGCATCGGCCGGCGGCGGCTCTTCATTGCCGGGGTGCTCATTTTCCTAGGCGGCAGCCTTCTCGCCGCCATGGCTCAGGAAGCTGCCCCGCTCATCAGCGCCCGGGTCATCCAGGGAATCGGCGGGGCGCTGGTCCTGCCCACCACCTTGTCCACGGTCAACGCCACGTTCCGGGGTAAGGACCGTGCCACCGCTTTCGGGATCTGGGGTGCTGTCATCTCGGGGGCCGCCGCGATTGGGCCGCTCCTGGGAGGATGGCTGACCAGCACTTTCTCGTGGCAATGGATCTTCCTGGTCAACATCCCGCTCGGCGCCGCGGTCATTACCGGCGCAGTCCTGGCAGTTCCGGAAACCCGGGCACGGATCACCGCGCCCGGACTCGACGTGGACGGGCTGCTCCTGAGCAGCCTCGGTTTCGGGTTCCTGGTCTTCGGCCTGATCGAGGGAAGCTCGCTGGGCTGGTGGACGCCCGCAGCGTCCTTGACCGTGCTCGGAATGGCCTGGCCGGTCACCGCGCCCATCTCGGCTGCCCCCGTGTCC
This genomic window from Arthrobacter sp. 24S4-2 contains:
- a CDS encoding ABC transporter permease gives rise to the protein MFLAIRDIRFAKGRFALMGGVVALITLLLVMLSGLTAGLGDQSTSAIDKLGAVHGSGVTTRAVDSIAFGAPGTNEPKASFTESEVTAAQLESWKNRAGVQDAEALGISQTRFQAVAGGTGAGTGTTNVAVFGVAPEGQLPPSRVSADTVVIGTSVAKALSLNTGDKANVGGTELTVSAVVEDQWYSHTSVVWTALPTWSKLAHLSDPGQVGTVAAITYKDRATVDEAAANTAAHTVSASRTGSFQALGSYKSENGSLTLMQAFLYGISALVIVAFLTVWTVQRTRDIAVLKAMGASGGYVLRDAITQAAIVLLAGAGLGGGIGILGGFFAAKAAPFLVNPATTLLPILGIIALGLAGAALAVRRVTKVDALIALGGN
- a CDS encoding sensor histidine kinase; its protein translation is MPATDQLPAPDSDGPLGPGNGLPDDLDTAPSVAILRVLRVTLHVGFAALLGVALLRLLISGGGDLLRYVLAGTSLVLAGVYLTGTILEKRFAAAGAGFDPRPYGVLWLGIVTALWFLLLAGSGDFAWLAFPLFFLHLHLLPRRIALLTIALMTAAVIAAQWTASGLPAPQPAVVIGPLFGAAFSIVTGLAYRALYREAENQRRAADELRRTRAQLAASQHDAGVLAERERLAREIHDTLAQGFSSIVLVARAAEKSLADGDTATAAARFALVQQTASENLAEARSFVRGLSSPQLQGASLIESLRRLCESTETSSAARGLGLRCRFELDGDPVELPQPYRVTLLRAAQASLANVRNHARAGNAVVTVAFLGSEVTMDIYDDGAGFDPAGLTARTQARTDGTGYGILSLQQRVRALNGSLDLESAPGEGTVVAVRLPLDETFGREEQ
- a CDS encoding response regulator transcription factor, with the translated sequence MKDIRILLVDDHPVVRAGLRAMLTAFEGISVAAEAADGEAALKELKRLQILGDRVDVVLMDLQMGAGMDGVTATSRIKLLEEPPPVLILTTYDTDADILAAVEAGASGYMLKDAPPEQIHQAVLAAAAGQTALAPRVAALLMGRINNPAPTLTPREVQLLELLATGLSNRAIAKQIFISEATVKTHLGHIYGKLGVDNRTAAIAAATQRRIIRPPGLQA
- a CDS encoding ABC transporter ATP-binding protein → MSSTPNPLNLVNVTLEYPDGDGTIKALDTVNLTVQAGQMISLVGPSGSGKSSLLAAAATLVRPTHGLVLIDGTDATGLGDKDLTALRREKIGIIFQQPNLLASLTAAEQLIIGDHLRGKSVKAARAKAAELLDIVGLASSADKRPHQLSGGQRQRVNIARALMGDPKVLLVDEPTAALDHERSDSIVRLLRRVTDDFMVATVMVTHDTEFVPLTDSVATMRDGRLTAPVLTNA
- a CDS encoding phosphocholine-specific phospholipase C — encoded protein: MPGLDRRRFLQLAGAGAASTAIAEMLGQSVARAASIPANRATGSIKDVEHVVVFMQENRAFDHYFGTLKGVRGFSDPHPAVLPSGKDAFYQNNGTREVLPYHPDAPNLGMQFMEDLDHSWKMTHEAFNAGKYDRWLPAKSDATMAFYGRQDIPFHFGLADVFTVCDQYHCSVLGPTDPNRYYMFAGGDDPDRKGGGPDLWNDEKGYWWSTYPEELEQAGVSWKVYQDIGDGLDAKGYWGWTNDAHIGNYGDTPLLYFKQYQDAKPGTALYEKARTGTNAKAGDDLFSIFREDVASGKLPQVSYIVAPEAYTEHSNWPPNFGAWYAANILDILTSNPEVWSKTAVFFMYDENDGFFDHIVPPHPNTPQIPGASTVSTAGEWYDGTPTFYGSKDVPGHFGLGVRVPMIVVSPWSMGGWVCSETFDHTSIIRFLEARFGVASPNITPWRRAVSGDLTSAFDFSAAGGAAPALPDTSAYKPVDHNRHPNYVPTPPAVNSMPSQEKGTRPSRPLGYALGVEATIAGGTLAAHWSNRGTLGVHVQVRSNLLPQAPYSYTIGARASLDATWALGAEYDVHMHGPAGWYRRLAGTTAAADLRVRVTADGKSPHAQFRIENTGPAGMALTLKDAYGAGSQTLSLNPGQARTVVIPTQGGWYDLTITSAGDPKLVRVLAGRLENSRALTSDPQLGR